In Ischnura elegans chromosome 3, ioIscEleg1.1, whole genome shotgun sequence, the sequence GCTAGAGGATTAAGACCATGCATGAGGTGTAATTAGTCCATAATTTACCTGGATATTGCTGTCATCCCTAGCTTCCATTTATCCCTGCCAATAGACGTAGAAAGATATAGAAAAAtccattaaagttttttttcccatAAGGGGCTTGGCTTGCATTAAGAATGGGATTCCTTTCTGTCCCTGTATACTCCTTGTAAAATAATGGTTGCAAATGCCAGAATGCTCATTTTTCAAGAAGAtatcttttgaaattttatacagTGCTTGTAATTCCCAATTCTTTGTATTAGTAATTTTATATACATAGATGGCGAAAGAGACAAAGAAAAGACTAATTAgttcatttatttgtaaattggCCCATTTTCTGGTTTTCAGGCATTGTAGATTCTAAGTAGAACAGTGGAGTGAGGCAGTTCCGTAGTTATCCTTTTCCTTGTATGATAtagaggtatttttttcaatgggaGAGGAAAGTACTACTAAGATGGACAAGAGTATTGGATGTTCAAAGGAAGATTACTACTTCTCAGTTGATTTCAAGTCAAGGCTGAAGGAGAGTGAAATTATTCTTGTGGTGTCACATTGGACATCTTGTCTTCCTTCTCCTTCCACTGCCTCTCATACAATTAATTCCTCTCTGAAAATCGCATGCATCTTTGTCTTTGAAGGTAAAATTGTATTGATCATTCCATTATATTCTTAACCTGTTGGTAGTGAATTGGCACATAATTTTCTGGTGTGAATGCCTCTGATAACATTTTGAACTCCAGCTATTTTCTTACAAAGGCAATTACACCGTAAAATTCTTAGACAGTTCACTTGCACAAGTTAATTGCCCATGGTATCTTACCTTTAGTCAAGTCAAACCAACCAAAATTTATGTTGTGTTCTGCATCTTTCTCTTTTCTATGTATCTTTCTCCTCGTTATACATATAACAAGAGAATATATCACTGGTAAAACTTGaatgataacctcagtaaaatttattacttGGGCACAATAACTCTATGAGCCTCACAGTGTTCATTCTTCCTTGCAAAAACACTTGCACAAcaatctataaaaatatgattgaTTCCATCATTGTGAAAAATATGCTTAATGTTTGCATATTCTTTGATTACACATTTTGGCTTATATTTACATGTCTTGATCATCACCAATAGCCTTTTTCCATAATGTAACAGGTAATGCAAAATCAACTATCATAAATCAAACAAAAGCAGAAATCTGGCTTTTTAAAGCACAAAATGGCCATGTATGTATTAAAACTAACCTTGAATAATATTTCTGAAGCTATCTGCTCAAAACTGAAAAAGTTCAATGTATTTATAGAAAAGCAAAGGAGATACCTACGGAAAAATTAGTCGTTACGTTTACATCTACAATTAGGTACTATTACTCTGTTTTAAGTACCGATTTCAATGAATGGAGagaaaacatgatttttgttatcGTTCATTGACTCCCACTTATCTTACACAGTCAGCCACGTTCTTATCCTATAAGTGATAGAAGACATATCGTCAATGCTAGTAAAGGGGACCAAGAAAACATGAGAGATCATTGTAGGCCTTCAAAAGATGCATCATCTAGTGTGTGCAACCAGTCGAAGATCATCATATTCCTCTCATACTTGGAGAGTGGCTTTCCCCTTTCTCGTTCTACATCCCTTATGGTCAATGGAAGGTTCCTCGCACTGGCCGCTCCTCCAGGTGTCACCCCAGTTGTTGATACTCCGGAAACTCGACGTTGAGGATTACTGGAAGCTCCACCGCTGCCTGTGCTTCCTGGGACCCGTAGAAGAGACGACGAAGGTGATGCTGGATGCGAAGTTTCAGCCACTGCAAGCACCGGACCTTGAAGAGTTACTACTTCCGGAGCACCCTTGGCCCCTACGCTGCTCTCCACCACTTCCGTCGCCGCGGGTTCCCCGAACTCTCCCCGCGAAAGTCGCTCGAGTGCGCGGAACGTAGCCAGTAGCCTTCTTCGAATGTATCCCTGACGCACCTTCTTGTTTACCGATCGGATTAGGTCGGCAGGGGCGAAGGGCGGAGAGGAAGGGGGTGGCGGGAGGCTGTGCTGCTGCGCCGGCGGCCGCCTTGGAGCAGGGACATCGGGAGGGGCCGCCGACGACGCCGTAGTGGTGGTTGTGGCGGTGGCTGCGGTTGTGGTGGTCGTCGCGGCGGTGGTCGCCGGCGGCGGCTCCGCGGCGCCGCCCCCGTGCGGAGAGGGCAACTGAGATACGGCGTCGCCGACGGCCACCCATGTGGAACACGAACGAGAAGCCGCGTCGAGGCGACGATGGAGCGGACATCGCAGTAAGGCTGGCACCAGATTGGTCCCGCCACTACCTCCCTGGAGGTGCAGCAAGAACCGGTGTGCCCCGCAGCCAAGTAAAGCCTCTTCGGACACTGCTCCCTTAGCCCCCACGCCCTTCGCGGGTCCATCGCCATCGTCCCTTGCTCCTCCCGCACCCCACCACTCGGCGTCGTCGTCATCCCAAGGGCCAGATGCTCCTCTGCCCAGAATGTCTCCAGTGCTGAAACTCTTCTGTAGGCCTAATGCGGAGGAGAGCGCTGCGCAGCTCCTCATCAGCTCCGTCTCTTCTTCCTCGAACCAAAGCAGCTCGGGAATAACGGCTGGAGGCGGGGCCCTCGGAGCCGAGGATCCGGGGCGGCGTCCTTGCGGACCGCAGCGACGGCGGGAGGGGTCGCCAGGTGGTGGGGCCAGGAGGTCGCCGGAGGAGTGGTGCTCTGGGGTGGGACTTCGACCTCCGCCGGGTATGGAGCCATCACTGGCGCGGAAGTCGACGCGGAGGGACGAGGACGATGGGGGCCTAGCGGAGGGTGAGGTGGTGGCGGGAGGTGCCTTAGCGTCCGAGGCCAAGGAGGACACAGAAAAAAGGGAGAGATCAGTAGTGACGGACTCGTGGCTAGGGGACCGCAGCATCTTCAGTGAGGAGCTTCTCTCCGACTCACTCCTGGAATACCACCACCCAACCGGCAGTGGATTGATTGATGAGCGAACAAAGCGAGGAGCAGAAACTTATTAATGTCTCCTTTCACAATTCTCCTTCGAACAGCTGTGGGTGTACGTTTTCATCTCAGTATGGACGCCTTGgggtgcaggatatttttcggggAGAGGGCGGCACTCGAAGCCGACCTCACGCTCGAGTGGGGCCACAATGCGGTCGCATTCGTAACTAATGCAATGGATCGATGGGGTCTCTTCGTTCGCAGCATGCGCTTGCTTCGGGTCGAAGTAAATGACGAGGGGCGTGTAGGAGGAGGGAAAAGGTACGGGAGGGGAGCAGGAATGGAGGGTGCGCGGGGAAAGAGAGGCGAGCGGTGGCATTAGTCTGTGCGTTGAAGATGCGCAGAAAGAGAGGGAAGGTGGATTATGGCTTACTGAGATGTCAAAGGCTAAGGAGTAGTGGCGACTGAGCACATCGCAAGAGTTTTTTAGGGAAAGGAAAGTGGTATTTCGGCGATGGCGAATGGACTAGGGATGAAATTTGGGGATTAAGATCAGAGCATTGAGTTTATCGGTTTGACTACTGCTAGAAAGTCATTTCGTGTAATATAATAAGTATATTtaactgaatataaaaattaattgtttgaggcgtacttggtgaaagcgattcataattaaattaagaaagaagaactttgtactttcacatgtTGGTATTTAACTCTGTTATTATTTAACTCTAACTTAATttatgtgaaagtacaaagttcttctttcttaatttaattatgaatataaaaatactgCTGCAGATATCTCAAGAGTAACTAAACTTAAACACTTTTCTCGCTTGATGATGTTCACTCCTACTAATTAAATCGTCTCATGAATATTCGATCCCATAGGCATTAATCAGGATTTTTGTGTGATAATTATTATCTTGTAAAGAAATCTGTGTACGGAAAGTGCTTGgggttttttttcaattgcgaaGATTATTTTGCGTTCATCCCCTTTAACTGGCGTTCTTCCTCAAAGAAGGAAGCCGTTTGAAGAATTGTATTCTCTGAATTTTTCCGTCGTGGAATGCTATCCGAAGCCTAGTAGATACGCCGCTGTATACGTAGGTATCTAAAATGTAAATCCAGTTTTTCGTCGAAGTTCACCTTCATCTTTTTATCTCAATTTTGATGGCGCTTTCGATGAGAACAGTCGTTTTATTCCATACCTAACTGATAATATGAATAGGGACTTTATTATCATTTTCGTTTTCTACCAAATTGGAATCGAGAGCTTGAAACTGTGGATACACTGAGATGTTCCCACAAAAATAGGTTAATGGAGCATTCCTACGATGGCATCAGTTTTACCCGTAACTATAGTTTGGTAAATGCCGcgatatattataaattttgtgcGATTTATACTTTTAATGGCACGCCAATTTTCGTTGGGTCTTCACCAGACTTAAGATGCATGACGTATTTAACATTCTAAACAATCCTTGGGGTGAGCGAAAGCGCTGCgactacatttttctgtattgtGTAGCATGAGACCGTCATTTCCTACTGCCCCTTGACTAAAGAATGCTCAGGTTTTTGAACTGCTCATCAAACCACtcgatattcataatttttatgctgcCACCTGTCATAAATATTGCAGGAGTTAAATACCAAGTACTATTTgctgtaataaattattttcccaagAAGCGAGAGCGTGAATTGGATCGTGAAAGTAGAAATCGTCGTCGTTCTGGGAAGAAGACTTAAATAAACAATGCGCGAGGTTATTGTCATCATCAAGTGTCGTCTATTAAAAGGGCTTAGATCTTTTAGAGAAAATTGAGGCACTACCCGAGGCTCCCCTCCACCGCTGACCAAGGGATGAACGGTGGGGGAATGAGAATATAACTCCCCCTGACCTAAAATGCCTCCTGAACCAAGAGGAAATCCTCGCATGTTTCATAAGCTAGCGGCGCTGAAAAGCATTCCATTAGTTTACTTGATTCCTATGTGAAGGTGAGATGTGAGAAAACAAAAGACGTGGAGAAATGTAGTACCTCGTAACTTCAATTCCAACCCACGTCTATGGCATCAACATATCACGTCTTTTTTTACAGGATAGATCTCTTCCACATATCTGCCGAAATCAAGCGCTGCCGTCAATGCTGTCGTGTTAGAAAATCGCTAGTGCTGTCAGCGTGAGCTTGGCTGAAAGACTAGCCAGTGAAGGGTGGAAGGGAAGGGCAAGGTATTCAAAcgtccaaaaaaatatttgggggtgGGGGGCGCAGGGAAGGGTACAGCCTTGGCAGTGGAGACCAATAAATATAAATCACCCCAAATCACTCCCCCGTCCCCTCCCAAGAAAAATTCTTGGAATATGGCCTCAATCGGCTATGACAGTGACACAGGGATGACTAAAGTGCGGCTCTAAAACATCTTCGCACTCCGAGAACAGAAGGGCAGTATAAATAACCCCCCATGTATGGTGTAAAAGGTAAGCTCCGTTACATGATGGAAGTGGATCCGGTCAGAGCCAACCCCTTTCATCCTCATATCTCTCATACTGCACCAAAAGTGTCTCAAATCCCCAACTTTAAAACTTCTAGCCTGCCTCAGGTTCCCATCAAGGGCGTAAACTCTTTCCTAAAGATAATTCTGCTATGCGGAAAAGGGTGATGAGTGAAGAGATTTTGTTCAATGATGAAATAGCACTTTCTTcgttgagaaaataaatacaatcaCAATATTAATTCAGTGATCCGGTGATGCTATAGTATGTAAATAAGggtattattataaatatagagTTGAGGGTACCTAcgtaaaata encodes:
- the LOC124156263 gene encoding actin cytoskeleton-regulatory complex protein pan-1-like; translated protein: MLRSPSHESVTTDLSLFSVSSLASDAKAPPATTSPSARPPSSSSLRVDFRASDGSIPGGGRSPTPEHHSSGDLLAPPPGDPSRRRCGPQGRRPGSSAPRAPPPAVIPELLWFEEEETELMRSCAALSSALGLQKSFSTGDILGRGASGPWDDDDAEWWGAGGARDDGDGPAKGVGAKGAVSEEALLGCGAHRFLLHLQGGSGGTNLVPALLRCPLHRRLDAASRSCSTWVAVGDAVSQLPSPHGGGAAEPPPATTAATTTTTAATATTTTTASSAAPPDVPAPRRPPAQQHSLPPPPSSPPFAPADLIRSVNKKVRQGYIRRRLLATFRALERLSRGEFGEPAATEVVESSVGAKGAPEVVTLQGPVLAVAETSHPASPSSSLLRVPGSTGSGGASSNPQRRVSGVSTTGVTPGGAASARNLPLTIRDVERERGKPLSKYERNMMIFDWLHTLDDASFEGLQ